TATGACTACACAGTTACATACAGTGGTGTTACTACACACTGCACATAAGCACATGGCTTTAATTGTCTTTTCCTCCTATTTTATCCAAAAGGTGCTGCAGTGTTTGATGTTGCTATTGCTCATTATTCATTCGGCCAATTCacccaaaaaacacaataagCATTTATTTAGCAAATGACAGATCAGCTGTAGCTCGGTGATGGAGCTGAGTAACATTCGATTTGACTGCGAGGGGATTTGACTCGTTATCATGACTTCCTGTGAGTCACAGGAAGTCATGATAAcgacttgttttgtttttgttttttttaaaggcatgTTGGCACTAAAGCTGGATGGCTCACcctgtgatgttgtgttttaaccTGAACTTTAAAGACCAATGCAGAGAATTAACAGTAGGTGTCCGCTGCTTCATTTAACTGATTGTCCACAGCTCAACTGCATGGAGATCCTTACGCCGGTGCTTTTCAAGTATGAGCAATTGGCATTCATTTGAATGGGCGTGTTTATGGCATTTGGCACTAACACATATGATCATAAGTCACACACAGGGACGCAGGCCTACCCacacattaaagaaacacagcacactGTAGAACCTTCTCTAGTTTTCTGCAGTAATACCATCTGAACTGTGTAAAACCTCTTCTTACAAGACTCCTTCTCTGTAAAAATAGATAATGAgaatgtgaaatatttcaattttacaataaactatttcagtgtttttatagtCTCGGTTTAGTTAAGCCTCTTTTTTGTTGTGCATACACTGTACGGATGAAGTACTGACCACGTTGTACACCGGGCAAAGAGGATCTGCATCATGTCAGACTGAGGAAACAGACGTGTGTGTTTAAGGACAACGTGAGCTTACATACTCTTTGGTTAATCTGACAAAACAAGCCTCTGCTGCCAGATGTATAATTAGcctgtacattaaaaaaaaaaaaacgtgtcaTGAGTTTATCTGCATCTCATGACCTGAATCATGAGGTCTGATTTAACGTTTTCTCTCACATGCTGTTATTAAAGTCAAGAAGGAGCTTAGTCGTTGCCTTGTGTAGCTTTTGTGTTAGATAGGAAGCACCTCATCTGCTACCAACTCATTCATCCTGCAGGCTGGGGATTGTCCACAAAGGGGCGCTGTTGTCTAGATTTCACACCAGCTCTTCTTCTGCCAACCTCTTCCAGCTGTAGGAAAGAAAATTAAGCAGCAGCGGTTTGGACCTACAGATATACACAAACCCATCAGCACCTGCAGCTCTAAACTGCTGCTGGTCCTTTTGTAGTTAAACTGCTGGCACATTTGCTAGGACTGGACTCAGATGTGCGGGGTCACTGAATcacaaatatttctaaatattatttaacctaaaatgtgtcttttgcTACTTATTTCTGTCTCTGGTGAGAAATCGTGACTGAGCAGCTCCCTCCTGTGGTGGGCCAGGATCACACGGTGGTCCTCTGATTGCTGACCGAGTCCTGAGAGATAGACGAGACACTGATAGATTTGTTCCTTGGCAATCCGACAGTCTGGCTGACGGAGCGGGAGGAGCGTCTCTCTAAGCACGAGGCTCCAGCCTGTGTGACAGTTCAAACAGAGTCTGCTGATTGTCGATGATATGAAGGTAATCGATGTAGGCCCGTGCTTCAGAGCTGCTCTTCTGTGTGATGCCATTTCCTGTTGGTGATCACATCACATTATCAACATCTTCAGATGAGGCATTGGAGTAACCTTCTACTTATTGTACACATTAATTTTTAAGTGAgactgaaaaagtaaaacaatgacaaagtcTTAAACTGATTTAAGCCATTACATGACATTACATCACTGATATCAAACAAACTAATACTGACCCATGTGGTCTTTCTGACATTGTCGGATGAGCCGCACTGTGTCTGCAATCATGTGCTGCaaataaaaaaggacagagGCACGATTCAGTGCCACCTCGTGTTTTTACATGCAGAAGAATTTATTAATAAAGTTCAGAGAAGCTCACCAGTTTTTCAAAATTGACCAGGTTATCATGAAACGTCTTGTTGCCTTCATGGATAAATGTGATATCTAAAACACAAGAGTACTTAGTTAGTGTTCACCAACAGGTAAAAGTTGAATACTATACGTTGGATGGGAGCAGTCTCCTCCCAGAGTTAGATCAGCTGTGTCGTACTAAAGTGAAAGAATAATGAGCGCACCTTtcagaagcagaggaagaaaagggaTCTTTGGTGCCTTCATCTTCTTAAAGGAGTCCCTGTAGGCCTTGTGATTCAGTGATGGATCCTGTgaagacattttcaaaatgaatgagTCTAATCCTCTGCGGAGGGGAATATGTTTGCCTGTGCATGTCTGCTTTGTTAGAGCTTAATTACGGCAGCATCAGGGACTAATGATCATTAAACAGACCTGATGTTCCAGAGGCAAAAACATCTGTTCACTTCTCCTATAAACATtcataaatataacatttactTTATAGGGTTAAACGATGCTCTGCACTGAACACACTTACTGTAACGGTCTCCAGCTCTGAAAATAGCTTTTTGAATTTCCCAGGAATTTTCTGCAGACGTAAAAGAAGGATCAGATGTGATGTagtacaaatgaaaataaataaataaataaatcaagctgtaagaaaaacacataattacCTCCCAAGTCTGACTGAGGCGGCTAACAGCTGCAGCGTTCAGGCCCATTATAATAGCAAAGAAACAGTTGAGGTTCCTTTGTGCTTTACAGCtggaacagagagaaacaacaatCACTGCTTGGCAGCATCAACATGCAGTTTATTGAGCTGCCACAGGGGGCAGCGTTGCCAAGTAAAtctactaataaataaataaaatatctactAACTGGGCGGCGATCTTGATGAACTTCTTGATGAGTTGAACCCTTTTGCAGAGTGTTGAGCAAAGCAGCACCTCAGTCATCACCCACAGCTGGATTTCATTGCAGCGCTGCAGCATCAGCTCTAACACCACGGTGCGGTTACTGCCGGCGTGACGGCTGAAAGTGAAATAGACCAGTTCTTGCTGGGAAAGAACAGAAACTCATGAGTTGAACAGTGCAGGGGATGTGATGCTAACAGGCTCTTCAAATCAGATTTGACCCTTGAAGCAGACAGTGCTCCTTTTAGAggtaatattttataaataacacACCTCATGTATTGACTCAAAGATGGTCCAGTCAAAGTTGGTGAGAGCAACAGCGACATCCCAGGTGTTCAGGCTGAGTATGCGAGCTGTCCTCTGTTGCAGCTCTGAGTTGTCTGTGAATGGGTTctgaagatgaaaaatgaattaatgcAGAGCTGTGCGAGTGTATCtagatttattttacacacCGTGCCACTAGTTTGACCCCATGACAGACATATGTTCAAGTGGAAATTGCATGTTGATGTGATGTTCCTACCAGGATTTCTCCCAGGTCCTTCCTGCATATGTGCAGCCTGCCCACCGGCCGTAACGAAGCAGAGAAAACTCTGTCATGAGGTTGCAGGAGGAGCCTACCTACAGGGGAAGGGAACGCATCAGAAGACCATTAAAAAACTGTCAGGCAGTGTGTGAGTAGCGATGAGGAGCGATGAGAGATACGACCCCCCTGTGCCAGGCTCCGCTCTGAGGAAGCCAGCGACTTCAGTCACTGATTTAAGTTACTGACTCGTGTTACTTGACTGCAGATCACTGAGGAGATATTCAGGTCAGTTCTGGTGATCGGAATCTCTCACGTCTCCCTCGTCAAGTATAAAATATGGTGAGAAATGAACAGTAACGGCTGATTCAGAAGCTTATAACTTAGGACACGTCACTATTTCTGACACCAACAGACCACAGATACCAGTTCTGACTTTGTGTTCAGACTGACACCATAGTGAGAAGTTGACAGCTGGTGGTtgtcctgcagctgttttgtATTTACCTCCAGGATAAGTGACAGCCACTAGTACCAGTTCTCCCTGGGGGATATCCATCCTTTCCGCCACTGCCTGCAACAGCTCTTGAGCCTCCACCTCAGCATGGGCCCTCACCCTTAGGTACGAATCCATGGTGATATACACTTGACACAGCACTgcaagaaaatatatatatataatatataaggAAGCAACTGACCGTCAGCTGCGCTGATCCAAATGAATCCGATTTAAAGTGACAGAGGCAGAAATCTCTAATACAGATTTCTAAACATATGATGATAAAATCCCAATGACGTACATGGCTGTGTGGGGTGAAGCAGCCTTTACAAAGGAGCAGACCTCCATTGCAATAAGGTAAAAAGAATTTATAAGTCACGACTCAGGAATCTGCATTTCAAAACCTTCCAGTTGGTTCTTTGGAAATTCCCATTGTCCTACTGTTCAGACTAcatgcctcctcctcctccgctgaCAGTTTTGGACATATGTGTGAGTGGACAGCTTACCTTCCTTGCTCTCCCTGTGTGCGCATCTGGACTGGAGCCCGTTCTCTTTCAGACTCAATTGGTGGAAAAGTGCCTTGCTCTAAAAAAGAAGGGAAGCGCGTTGACTgtgacacacattcatacagcCTGAGAGCATTTGAGAATTTCGATCGAACAACAGAACAATGTCCTCAGCAGGAAATGCGAGGACAATTGTGTCAACACCCGGGTTCAGTGTTTCAAAGAGGACAGCTCTGTTCAACGAGATTATATCTGTCTTAACGTCATAAAGAGAGCACCTACCTTTCTTTGAGGGGAATATTCATCCACCGtactgaaagaagaagaagaagaagaagaagaaaaacatctgtcattttcctttaacagcagctgtgtctggtttaaaaattaaatgtatttgtatttctacTCCTCGCGCTCAGTCCAGGATTTAAGACCAGTGTTAGGGCAAGATTAGACTGCTTTGTATATTTTACCTTCCAATGTGATCCATGGGTTTAATCACCCTGTGCTCATCAGTCCGGCCTGGCTAACATAATGTATATACCCACGTCTGTTATCGTCCCTCTGCTCTCACTGGGCTCTGCATCACAATAGGCGTGCTGGCACAAAGCCTGCCCTAAGGGATCCCCTGTTGCTGGCCAGCAGCAGTCCTTCATTAATGGGAAACCTGATTCCCACTGTCATATCAAAACAGAGCTCATGACCCAATTCAGTTTGTCTccttaaagaaaaatgtcactGTGGATGACTTTTGAGCTCAGTTTAGTGAGAGGGGCAAGAGAACAAGTGGTGTGTGTGACTTCTACGCTTTCTGGAACATATGACTTGAGCTTTGTCTTCCACAAAGGCCAGATGGACCAAACGATGACtagaaaaatgacacatttcagCTTCACTGGATGGCAGATTGCCACAAAGCAACCTTGTCCTCCCACGGGACCAGCCTGATTGTGAAAAGCTCATAAATAGTGGAGTATGTCAGTTAGTAACACCCACACAAAGTCCAATACTTCAAAGGAGTGGGTGTTGTGTGGTGTTGTGGAGCTCCCACCCAGGATAAAAACCCAAATAAGGGTCAGGTTGTGCTATCTGCACTGGTTACTAATGGGCGGCAGGTTGGAGCCTCCCCAGGGAGAAGGTCTGATTGGAGGATGTGGTTGAAGAAGGGGATGGGGGACGCGGGTGTGGCAATGTGTCTGGGGACTGGGGGCTGTCAGAGATCAGTGCGATGTTTGTTTTAACCGGTATTAGGCAACATTTCGAGTCTTCCAAAACAATATCACCAATATTCAAAATTCAGTTAGACGTTAAGTTTGTATGTTtggataaatataaatacaacaacgtgtgtatttatatttatttaatataaattccTCCTTTGTTACCAAACCCTCAGTGTATTTACCAGAACAAAGAACCAGTTTGATACCAGTAGTTTTCCTGAATATTGAAAATCTGTAATGTGGAGGTCCCTGGGTTCAGTTTTATAAACTCTACTGTGGCACTAAAAACTGAGAGACAGCAGCCATAACTGAATACTGGAAGCATCAATGTGGATGTTACTGTTGAATTTGACCTGTCATGTCACTGTATGCCTGATTCAAATTCCACTTACACAAGAAAGCATCAATCTGTTTATTCATGTATATTTTCTATGATGGACTAAATCACAGTACATTACAGTCACAGTACACGTCTGTGTGGAAACGacttgtgtgtttgagacaTTAATAGACAGCGGGCTTGAAATTGTGTCCGATAAACAAGTGGTGGAACATTCCTTCTcgagaaatgaaaaaaaaaaaaatcgtgCAGCTTGTCATTAATTTACagaatctctgtgtttcctcaaTTTTGGAAATCTGAGATAAAGAGCTTTTTGACCTTTTATAACATCCCAGAACACTGAAATTTCTCTTCATTCTCTGAATAGAAGCATTGATGAGAAACTATATAAAGGCACCAAGCGTAGAAGAAGCTCTCTCTTTGTACTCGGGCACTAAATGGGGTCTCTGCTTCTTTTCAGTGCGCCGACAGATATGGTTTTTAGTGGCTATTGCACACACTGTACCAAGACGTGATCAGTGATTCCACCTTATAGATAACGTAAGCGTATGTACTGTAGTGTCACTCACTGTCTGCGATGCAGCTGATACAGTTTCTGCAGTTCCCTCACATCTGTCTCCAGGGTGGGGTGCTCGTAAAGATCGTCCAGCACGTAACGATACAAAGTCTGAAAGGAAATGTCAGTTTTCATTTCCCCCGTATTAACTTCAGCCAACTCCCAGCCTCCACCCATTTCCTAGTACATTATGCTCCCTACCTTAGTGAAGAGTTTGACGTGTTCGTCTTCTCTCAGGAAGTCTTTGCAGAGGGACATCCACTGTGACACCAGGTGCAGAACCTTTCGTTTCCTCTCCAGAGCCTCCTTCCTGTCCTCTTTCCCTCTGTAACGCTTGGCGCAATAGGTGGGAGTTGGTTAAGGCTTCAGCACAGATGGAGTGCGAGATGGATTTTTCTGATATCGCGTGCAGTAATACGAGTGATGTTGATTTAAGGACAGGTGGAGAGTCACAGTTAGCTCTGAGTCAACAAAGCAGTTTATTAAGTTATTAAGATTTATATTGTAGTAATGTTCACATTAAAATCCTGCCGTTCAAGGATATTGTCCCAGCAGAGCTTGACATAAATCACTCGTTGTCACGAACACTGGGTAGGTCAGCAGAAAGTCATCCAGAAGTGTAtctacaaagacaaacacattattgCCAAGTCCAAGAAACattgctttcattttctacatGTAACAATAACTAAATAGTTCAACTGCTTCTCGCTCCATAAATATGTAACAATTACAGTACCTcactgaacacagacactgGTTAACAGGTTTCAACTCCATGCAGGCCATGTGAATCACACGTACACCTTCTCATTAGGTTtatgctacagtatgttacaggATGCTGGAGGGACGGTACACCGGTGACCCTGACAGCTGTACGATTCATCTTTGCTGAGCTACACGTACAATTGGCCTGTACCTGTAATTGATATGACAGCTCGGAGTCTTGGCTTCAGTTTTCCTTCTGCGCCTTAATGATGCAAGAAAGCGAGCCAGTTCTTTGCTGTTAAATTATCAGTTAACAGGCACCAAGCTAAGACGTTTGAGAGGTGAGTATAATGTAAGAGGCCTTTCGAAGGCACATTATTCTTCACGTGGCTCAGTGATTTGTGCTGATATCAGGGAAG
This genomic stretch from Anabas testudineus chromosome 16, fAnaTes1.2, whole genome shotgun sequence harbors:
- the LOC113170397 gene encoding rap guanine nucleotide exchange factor 5-like, producing MSWDCGLKYMFSVSPALQPGSMCILHDKEDLSRLEMVQRLAKDGCRFLQNHSKSPEKTCEPQTDEGVRVCVRERGYDVLILQRVSSERPALSATARGGGREEARNRRYVVVSGTPEKILEHLLNELTLDDDQGTTQGKESDTLLDDFLLTYPVFVTTSDLCQALLGHYCAKRYRGKEDRKEALERKRKVLHLVSQWMSLCKDFLREDEHVKLFTKTLYRYVLDDLYEHPTLETDVRELQKLYQLHRRHTVDEYSPQRKSKALFHQLSLKENGLQSRCAHRESKEVLCQVYITMDSYLRVRAHAEVEAQELLQAVAERMDIPQGELVLVAVTYPGGRLLLQPHDRVFSASLRPVGRLHICRKDLGEILNPFTDNSELQQRTARILSLNTWDVAVALTNFDWTIFESIHEQELVYFTFSRHAGSNRTVVLELMLQRCNEIQLWVMTEVLLCSTLCKRVQLIKKFIKIAAHCKAQRNLNCFFAIIMGLNAAAVSRLSQTWEKIPGKFKKLFSELETVTDPSLNHKAYRDSFKKMKAPKIPFLPLLLKDITFIHEGNKTFHDNLVNFEKLHMIADTVRLIRQCQKDHMGNGITQKSSSEARAYIDYLHIIDNQQTLFELSHRLEPRA